In Metopolophium dirhodum isolate CAU chromosome 5, ASM1992520v1, whole genome shotgun sequence, the sequence ATATTGGTtcattttagtttgtttataCACAATAGAAATAtagtagaataaaaatatatgcatttaaagtgtGAGAAATAAGCTGAgagataattattgtttaatgtttaatcaTCTAAACTGTTGATAAGTGATACATTAGAAGATTGAGTGGACTTCATATCTGGATCATCACTTTCCATAAGCTCACTAATTTTATCAACTAtccactaaaaataaataaataaataataattagttatactaataagtaaacattatgtttaaatataaatacatacagaGCATAATTCAGGGTCTGATATCAAAATTAATCTAACATTAGACTGCTTAACTTTGAAACACCACCAACGACGTAAATTGTCATTATGTTTTCCATAGAGTGATAttccattttgttttatttttggatgCCTAGTCATAGCTGACCAAACATACTCCCACTGTATCTAAttgaaacaacattttaaatgtaaatttttttataatattaaaattgtatgaaaaatactttataagaGTCAGTCCAGTAACTCCGAGTAATATACATTACTCTTTGTGACGTGACAATGAAAATTTCTTTATCAGTAGGCATAGTTTGAATGTGATAAATATAGTTGTCTGATAGTTTATACACCCCTTTTCCAGCAATCTGTAACATTTTATCTTATAAAGTTTAGTACAAAATAAACAGTTTAACTTGCTTAccacaaaatgtttaataacttACAGGAATCTTAGATTGCTTATGCATCAAAACGctgtcaatattaattatatactagaTTTCTTTTATTACCTTGGTACTAATGTAATGTAAATAACCTTAGGAGATGGAAAAAGATCAAAAACTAACATACATGTTTTttgcaataacattttattaaaaaacaaatttttttaaattatttttctattctaAAATGATTTGAACacttggttaggttaggttaacataaatgataatacagttCAAAAAGTattcttttaatatatataaaataatcacaagttgtttcatttaaatgtaatttgttaatacaatttgttgcgtttcaatatattaatgtaagcAAAAGACGAAGAGTAAGCAAAAAGTGATTAGAAATTCAGAAGTAAAGAAGAATATACACATATACTTATctctattattgaatataagatAAATCCAATACTAACTATTTTCTTATCACCATTTCCTTACTCTCCCTAAGGTAATAAACAATCatacatttagtaaaaaaattaatttatattaactgttcaaatataattaaaaacattagatTGGTTCACCTTTAAAAGTTTATATCCCTCAGCTTCTCGTTTATTGTACGGTCGCACTTGTTTATCTTCTCTGAAAAACCTTGGTAAACGAACACGTTGCACTTCTGATGTTGTATCGGTAACCCTGATTagtgatattttaatacattttagtttcaattcaattatttgttaaattttttataatataaaactagatatttagatactttgattttgtattttttttaaatttggtaacttttgatttatttaaatacttgtgCAGTTTtgcaataaataacattaatgagAAAAATTTGACATGTGGTTTTTcctcaaaatacaattttatggtCTGAACCTAACtcattcttaataataatataattaattaattaaaagaatattttaaaattaaataactttcatgtagaatatttttcaaactacaatatagttatttattaatatgatgtatagaaaattaatttaattattttaactgttagtttaaaaacaatagttaTTTATGAAAGCAAAATTGAAATAAGTGGGGAAAGTATCTATTAAAAtctctacataatatttattgattatccCTCTTCACCATTTCTAAATtagttcaatattaaatatttgcataTTCAACAGTTGTACAATACACAACAACTATATACACattcaattttaatgtaaaagaTAATAACACAAATGTGTGtattcaaaaactttaaaagaaaaaaatattaataacataccaAAGTACCAACTTAGTGTATATTTGTCTTTTTATATTAAGAGAACATTAAACTGGCATTTTT encodes:
- the LOC132944087 gene encoding uncharacterized protein LOC132944087 isoform X2 yields the protein MPTDKEIFIVTSQRVMYITRSYWTDSYKIQWEYVWSAMTRHPKIKQNGISLYGKHNDNLRRWWCFKVKQSNVRLILISDPELCSWIVDKISELMESDDPDMKSTQSSNVSLINSLDD
- the LOC132944087 gene encoding intermembrane lipid transfer protein Vps13-like isoform X1, with protein sequence MHKQSKIPIAGKGVYKLSDNYIYHIQTMPTDKEIFIVTSQRVMYITRSYWTDSYKIQWEYVWSAMTRHPKIKQNGISLYGKHNDNLRRWWCFKVKQSNVRLILISDPELCSWIVDKISELMESDDPDMKSTQSSNVSLINSLDD